In a single window of the Magnolia sinica isolate HGM2019 chromosome 7, MsV1, whole genome shotgun sequence genome:
- the LOC131250608 gene encoding uncharacterized protein LOC131250608 produces the protein MQGVVPVDGRVQCKGVQLASHCRLLQWRRTSVPGSAPVLFRKLLPILILWELWKTRNTARFNNKPMRAFSIIARIRILASMLVNNSIGNAPQQFHSRDAMGISSPPPPLFHTEVIRWAKLSSDWVKVNVDGSMRGNPGLFGGEGGYKNTNGDLILAFSLGYGMGSNNGAELRAVHDRIQLCLELGLNKVVIESDS, from the exons ATGCAGGGTGTAGTCCCAGTAGACGGAAGAGTCCAATGCAAAGGAGTCCAGCTAGCTTCCCATT GTAGGCTTCTCCAATGGCGTCGGACCTCGGTCCCTGGTAGTGCTCCTGTCCTCTTTCGCAAGCTCCTTCCTATCCTGATCCTCTGGGAACTTTGGAAAACAAGGAACACTGCTCGGTTCAACAACAAACCAATGAGAGCCTTCTCCATTATAGCTCGTATCAGAATTTTAGCTTCCATGCTGGTCAACAACTCCATAGGGAATGCACCCCAGCAGTTCCACTCCCGAGATGCTATGGGGATCTcgtctcctcctcctcctctctttcACACTGAagtgatcaggtgggccaaattGTCCTCGGACTGGGTCAAGGTTAACGTGGATGGGTCAATGAGAGGGAATCCAGGCCTATTTGGAGGAGAGGGCGGCTACAAAAATACCAACGGTGATCTCATTTTGGCTTTCTCTCTTGGTTACGGCATGGGCTCCAACAATGGAGCTGAGCTCCGTGCAGTTCATGACAGGATCCAGTTGTGTCTGGAATTGGGGCTGAACAAGGTCGTTATCGAATCTGATTCTTAG